In Vicia villosa cultivar HV-30 ecotype Madison, WI linkage group LG7, Vvil1.0, whole genome shotgun sequence, the DNA window ACAAGAGGAAATAATAGAATTCAACACCCCTTTTAATCTACCCGCCAATAACTTCGCCGCCATTTTATAAATGCACCCAACAAGGCAAATAGCTCTATAATCATCTAAGCCAATAGGATTATTAGACTTCGGAATTAAAGTTAAGAAAGAGGAAGTGATTACCTTTGAAATGGGTTTCCCAAGAAAAAAGTAATTAAAGAAATTTATGAAATCTTCTTTAATAAAGCTCCAACACTTCTTGATAAAGAGGAAAGAGTAACCATCCGGCCCCGGGCTCTTAGAGTCTCCGCACTCCCACACCGCCTTCTTAATTTCACTTTCAAGAAAAGGTTTCTCTAATTCCCTCGCCTCCTCCCCACTAATCGACTTGAAATGAATGCCATCTAGCACCGGTCTATCCACCTCCGATTCAATAAACTTTGACTCAAAGTGTTTGAAAACCTCCTCTCTAACCTCCTCCACCGACTCCACTAAGGAACCCGGTGCAAGAATCGGACCAATATGATTATGCCTTCTTTTACTCTTCATCACCTTATGAAAAAACCACTATTGGAATCTCCTTCTTTAAGCCATTTCAAATTAGATTTTTGAAGAAGCATGTTCTCTTTAATTCTCAAGTTCCTCCAAAAACTACTACTCGCCTCTTTTCTAGCCTCCACACTATCTTCCAAGGAATGAAAAGAATTAGAATTAGGGAAGGAGGCTAACCTTTCATCACCAATATTTATGTCTCGAACCCCTTTATCTATATCCAAATCGATCTTACCGAAGACTTCCTTATTCCACTTTTTGAGTTTATCTTTTAGAATCCGGAGtttctctttcaaaacaaaatcgggtcttccttccactttcaaagacttccactccttttccacaaaaggtataaaagaatcgaaggaaaaccattcattattgaacttGAACGGTTTCGGACCCCAATTACATTTATCCGACATAATCCAAATAGGACAATGGTCCGAAATATCTCTATCGCCTATCAATTGACCAATTATGTCCCACCGATTCACCACCACGTTGGAAATTAAGAAACGGTCAATCCTACTCATAGACTTGCCATCACCACTATACTACGAAAATTTCTTCCCTTTACACGGAATGTCCACCAAGGAGCTCTTATGAATGAACTCGGCAAAAAATTCCGTCTCCTTCTTGTAGCTCCCTCCCACTCTCCCTTTACGTTCTCTAGCATTCTTTATAGCATTAAAGTCTCCCCCTAATATCCATTCCCCATCGGAGTAAATTCTCATCAAGTCTAACAATTTCTCCCACAAAACCTTCTTCTTAGACAAATCACAAGAAGAGTACACATTAACCACATAATAAAAGTCCTCCTTCCAACAAACTTTTAACCCCAAATACCCGTCCCCCTTAAAACTAAACAAAACATCCATGATGTTTTTCTTCCACATCGTAATCAAACCACTCGACCTACCTTCCGAGTTGGCAAAGGAAAAACCAATCTCCAAGTGTCTCCAAAAACTATTAGCATAATCCTCCACCATATTGGAAATCTTAGTTTCTTGCAAAAGGAAAATATCCGCACAACCTTTGTTAATCAAGTAACTAATTCTCCTTCTTTTGAGCGCATTTGCTCCCCCTCTAATGTTCAAAGAACCAATAATCATTGAGACACTTTGTTATGCTCCTTCCTACACTCCAATGCTATATTGGTTCCCTTTCCCAAATCTACAATTCTCCTAGCAAGATTGTTCCTTCCATTCACATCCACCACCCCCAATGCCACAATCGCCTCCAATAATTTCTCTCCGACATCCCTTTTGAGAAAATCCCATTGTCTATTATTATTCCTAATTATGTCTGACTCCTCTTGTTGATTACCATAACACTTGGAAGATGCACCCACACTACTATCTTCAGCCACTGTGCCCCGCTGCCCAGCATTTTTAGACTCTATCCTATCACAAACAGTAACGATTTCTTTATTCCCAGCCTTGCCGCTACAAGACTTCTTGCCCACTTCATCCCTGAATCTGTACCTTATTTGCTTCCTTACAGATTTACATCCCCCACCTTCTATTGAGCAACCAACCTTGGACTGGGACGCCTCAGCCTGCACCTCCCCTCTGGCAACTAAAACAGGCGACAAAGCTGTCCCAGGAAAATCCGCACTGCCTGCCACCTTAATCTGCTCCAGCACTGTCCCGTTCGATCCAGCCCCCACATTATCCAACCGCAAGACAGCTGAGCCAAGCTCTGTTTCGATGCCCCTCACACAGTGAGAAACAGAATCGCAGCACTCATTAGAATTGCTTCCTCTAATCGGAACTCCACAAATAGATAACTGGGAACAGCCTCTAACATTCTCAATGGCCTTATCAAAAATACCTCTAACCGCAAGATTGTCTACCAGAGGAGCCTTCTTAACAGCCGGAATATTTGTAGTAAATTCCCTCACAGCATTAGTATCAGACCGTAACACTCCGTCCACATTAACGTTTGCCACTTCCAAGTTCTCCTCAGAAAATTGTTCAATGCTGTCCGGAATACTCCCTTCCTTACCTTCATGATCGCTCCACCACTCCGCTACCGAGTCAGAGGAACTGCTATTGCGCGAACCAGCCGGTGCCTTAGGAGAAGATCTAAACAGGCCCTGAGCATCTTCTCTAATTAAAAGCTTGAAAACCCGTCCATCAAGATTAATATGAACAAAATCAGGAAACAGACAAGCAATAGGCACGTTAATCATAATTCTCGCGACGTCAAACACCTCTCCTTTAGCCGTGGATTCATCAATGCATAAGAATCTCCCCCATTATTCAGCCAATGCCGTAAAACAGTCAGAACTCCAAGCATGGAGAGGGATCCCGTAAATCCGAATCCACACATCTCTATGCTGATCTACAGCACCAGGTTCCCATTTTTTGATCTCCAAAAACCAAGTCTTCCACCACACCTCTCCTTCACCAATGAGATCTTCAATAAAGCCCTCCTCATTTTCTTCTAGCAGACACCAATTGCTACCCATAGGGGACACTTTAACAGCGAAAACTCCTTCCATTTCGAATTGAGTTTGGATGATATGAGCCGATCCCGGAATACGGACTTTGCCCACAAAAGCTCTCTCCAACCGGCCTCTTAAGGCTTCCGATGATTGAAGCACCAACATGTTCTCCGATACTTTCGAATCGTTATCCTGATGACTCCCTCCCACGACCTCAGCATAAGAGTGGCCCTTCCGAGCCTCAGACCTTGGAATTCCATTACTGGCAGGGTGAAACCTATTTCGTGGAACCCCAATCTTGCCCAACACAGGCTCCCCATGACCCTTAACTCTCCTGTAAGAATCCCTTTTGAATCTTGGCAAATTGACATGTATTTTCTTACCACCAATAATTATATTGTCCAGACGCACAGCTAAGAGTCTACCGTCGATTACCTCCACAAACCGAGCAAAGCCAAATCGTTTCCCAAAAGAATTCCTCCTTGGTGAAATCGCCACCTCCACCACCGAACCATAACACCCAAAAAGCTGAAACAAATCCTTAGCTGTTGTCCCTTCTGGAAAATCCGACACGAACAAAGAAGTAACTTCCCCTAGCGAGGCAGACGGGTTACGATTACGACCACCAAAAGGAAAAGTGTCCCATTTCGGGGCGAACCGTTTCTTATAGGAAACCTCAGTCCATCCACCACGATACATCGAGAAATACGAACAATACTCACACAAACAGGCACAGATATGAAGAAGGAAAAGGAGCCACcgcagaaagaaagaaaagaaaagcgaGAATGAGGCTTTTCGAGAACAAATCAGAGCTAGAACAACCCAACACCTCAACAAGGTCCCTGACCCTAAGGCCAGGAGTTTAAACCAAAATTGAGATGAAGATGCTTAACCCTAACCTGCCTCTAGAAACCCACCGCGAGAAAACCACGGTAGCTTTCGTCCCTACGCCGTCGGCCGCCCTACGCCGGTACTGTAGCAACCATTCGCGAATTTTTTCTAACCGACAGAATCTCAAAGTTTCAAAAGTTAACGAGCATTATTAATATCTACTAACACCATTACTGTTGTTAACTATATTAGACTTGATATGGTTACAAATAAAgagtaagaaagaaaaaaatgaaggtgaaaatatgtaataaatatatgataaatataaACAATTGATATATTATCTAGATTTAATACATTTTGGTCTTGTACGGTTAAATTTAAAGTCttctaaatttataaaaaatctaTATTAATCTTTTAACTCTTCAAAATATAGTATATtaatcgattttatttatttagcaaagaatttaatatttgaattttgaattttttaattgtCAATTAGACTAGAAGAAAAAAATTAGCATAAAAAGTTAATTGATAAGTAtagatattatttaaatttaaaaattaaaataaactatgaAGTTAATTTTAGGATTAAAAAGAATattacacttatcatttaataattaatatattaaaagacataaaaaaagaaaaatagtaattgttttctaaaatataaaaaattcgtatcaaaatttaaattaactttttttacccctaattcattatttaatttttttaactagaTTAATTTATCTAacttttcatttaaattatttttaataagaaaatattGTTCTCACTCACCTTTAAAACTTTCAATACCACAtaatttcttcttatcctttaaCATCCACACTCAATATAACTAATCATAATAGTGAACATGTTAACTTTTTATTTGTCACTATCTAAGTTTGTCGGTTCCACcacattaaattaaactaaacaaaAGATACAATTCATTAGAGAGTTAGGCAAAGCAAAGCAACAAAATGAGAGACATGGATTTAGACAAAAATTTAGAGAGTTAGGCAAAGCAAAGCAATAAAATGAGCTAAAGACATGAATTTAGACAAGAATCTAGAGAGTTAGGCAAAGCAAAGCAACAAAATgagagacatggatttagagagtTAGGCAAGAGACATGAATTTGGATGATTATCTCTATTAATAATTGGTCtacagaatatatatatatatatatatatatatatatatatatatatatatatatatatatatatatatatatatatatatatatatatatatatatgaaagggGAGTTTTTATCATGATGAGAAGATCAATTGACAACCATTAGATTAATATTAATGAATAAGATTAAATTGTCATTAAAGATATCTCTTTgatttctctctcttcaaatAATTGGTCTACCATTATTGTTAGCCTGGAAATATTATACGTATTTTTTACTGCCCCATTCCAatatttccatttttattttacttctttgttaatgttttaatgaaTTTGAATTTTATATTTGTTTGCTGCTCCTTTTTTAATACATGAATCATTTTGACGAAAATGAATTTATCTCTATTAATAATTGGTCTActgaataaaataaaacaagtatTATTTTTGTATTAACCATTTCGATTATCtccattaattttctttttttattgaaACTATTTgggtatatatatattaaagagagggagaaaaattaaaaaataaaaattttgaaaataatttataaaataaatttgactTTTAATTATAAACTGgttttaaaccagtttataaCTAGAAATTGATTGTAAACCAGTTTATAAATACAATCTAGTTCAAAACCAATTTAAAATTGAATTGGAACTGCTTTAACAgttaattggttttttattaaagtggttttcaaaaactgaactgaaccattAATTTGGTTCAGTTCAGTGCAGTTCTTAAACCACGAACACCCCTAGTGCAAATGTACCTTTCTTGCAATTTGGATGGACGTATAAAGATGCATGTATAAATTGTACATATATCTTACAATTAAATGTGGAAATTTGTACTTATGCTTTTGTTAGATATtaatgatatttataatattttcaaataaaatttgttctttttctcaatttgcaaataaaattttcttttagaTATTCCATAATTTTTCTACATTCAATAATTGaatgttattatttttcttttagatgTTCTATTAGTTTTcactatttaatattaattagtatCTTTGGTTTCTCATTTATAGCTTAAAATTAGCTTCAATTATTTCTCACTATTTATTAGTTTATGAAGGAGGGCGTTATGGATATGTTTGGATGGAGTAAGATTCTGGATGGGATCTTCACCGTTAAATCTTGTTACGATAGGTTCAAAGTCAAACTCTCTGGACctccttttaatttaataattgttAATGCAACCAATCATCTGTGGAAGGTAAAAGCTCAGTCTAAGAAAACTATCAAAACACCAAGCGACAAAATCAATATCTCTCTCTAAAATGTCGCTCTAACCTCTCTCTAGAAAGGGGTTAGGGTTTTCAATCTAGCTGATGAGTGGCCACCGTCAATCAAAGGATAAGGAAGGATGGAAAATAGTTTCTGGCCGTCGGAATCAGA includes these proteins:
- the LOC131619480 gene encoding uncharacterized protein LOC131619480, encoding MYRGGWTEVSYKKRFAPKWDTFPFGGRNRNPSASLGEVTSLFVSDFPEGTTAKDLFQLFGCYGSVVEVAISPRRNSFGKRFGFARFVEVIDGRLLAVRLDNIIIGGKKIHVNLPRFKRDSYRRVKGHGEPVLGKIGVPRNRFHPASNGIPRSEARKGHSYAEVVGGSHQDNDSKVSENMLVLQSSEALRGRLERAFVGKVRIPGSAHIIQTQFEMEGVFAVKVSPMGSNWCLLEENEEGFIEDLIGEGEVWWKTWFLEIKKWEPGAVDQHRDVWIRIYGIPLHAWSSDCFTALAE